One Osmerus eperlanus chromosome 16, fOsmEpe2.1, whole genome shotgun sequence DNA segment encodes these proteins:
- the LOC134036952 gene encoding zinc finger protein 239-like, whose translation MDTEKARHHHCDQCGKSFSLSGNLKRHQRVHSGERPYHCDQCGKSFSLSGHLEINQRVHSGEKPYHCDQCGKSFSQSASLETHQRVHSGEKPFHCDQCGKSFSRSGDLKRHQRVHSGEKPYHCDQCGKSFSHSASLETHQRVHSGEKPYHCDQCGKSFSQSASLETHQRVHSGEKLYHCDQCGKSFSHSGNLERHQRVHSGEKPYHCDQCGKSFSHSGNLERHQRVHSGEKPYHCDQCGKSFSRSGSLETHQRVHSGEKPYHCDQCGKSFSHSGSLERHQRVHSGEKPYHCDQCGKSFSRSGSLKRHQRVHSGEKPYHCDQCGKSFSQSGSLETHQRVHSGEKPYHCDQCGKSFSQSGHLKTHFCFGKTRDPGL comes from the coding sequence ATGGACACGGAAAAGGCCAGACAtcaccactgtgaccagtgtgggaagagcttcagtctGTCAGGAAACTTAAAgagacaccagcgtgttcactcaggagagaggccgtaccactgtgaccagtgtgggaagagcttcagtctGTCAGGACATTTAGAGATAaaccagcgtgttcactcaggagagaagccgtaccactgtgaccagtgtgggaagagcttcagtcagTCAGCAAGCTTAGAGacacaccagcgtgttcactcaggtGAGAAGCCGttccactgtgaccagtgtgggaagagcttcagtcgTTCAGGAGACTTAAAgagacaccagcgtgttcactcaggagagaagccgtaccactgtgaccagtgtgggaagagcttcagtcatTCAGCAAGCTTAGAGacacaccagcgtgttcactcaggtgagaagccgtaccactgtgaccagtgtgggaagagcttcagtcagTCAGCAAGCTTAGAGacacaccagcgtgttcactcaggagagaagctgtaccactgtgaccagtgtgggaagagcttcagtcatTCAGGAAACTTAGAgagacaccagcgtgttcactcaggagagaagccgtaccactgtgaccagtgtgggaagagcttcagtcatTCAGGAAACTTAGAgagacaccagcgtgttcactcaggagagaagccgtaccactgtgaccagtgtgggaagagcttcagtcgGTCAGGAAGCTTAGAGacacaccagcgtgttcactcaggagagaagccgtaccactgtgaccagtgtgggaagagcttcagtcatTCAGGAAGCTTAGAgagacaccagcgtgttcactcaggagagaagccgtaccactgtgaccagtgtgggaagagcttcagtcgGTCAGGAAGCTTAAAgagacaccagcgtgttcactcaggagagaagccgtaccactgtgaccagtgtgggaagagcttcagtcagTCAGGAAGCTTAGAGacacaccagcgtgttcactcaggagagaagccgtaccactgtgaccagtgtgggaagagcttcagtcagTCAGGACACTTAAAGACACACTTTTGTTTTGGGAAGACTAGAGATCCTGGACTCTAG
- the zgc:113531 gene encoding von Willebrand factor C domain-containing protein 2-like, giving the protein MASFARFSMSIIRPLLVLLLCARSGLAFSVAGHENTCEANGSVYYVGEWYFLDSDHCTQCECTPEGSACARTECTSLPAACIHVSHYPTDCCPRCEKIGCEYRGEVYDLGQNFQPSECEQCSCEMDGIARCLVADCAPPPCVNPIYAPGTCCPECREGPNCYVDSSRSKVIPAGEPVWVDSCTKCRCHDGQDAGYWEGNRLATCARVRNCVPVETGQTN; this is encoded by the exons ATGGCTTCATTTGCGCGCTTCTCGATGAGTATCATACGTCCCTTATTAGTGCTTCTGCTGTGCGCTCGGTCCGGTCTAGCTTTCTCTGTGGCGGGGCACGAGAACACCTGTGAGGCCAACGGTAGCGTGTACTACGTGGGGGAATGGTACTTTCTAGACTCGGACCACTGCACGCAGTGTGAGTGTACTCCAGAGGGATCAGCCTGCGCTCGGACGGAGTGCACATCTCTGCCCGCCGCATGCATCCATGTTAGTCATTATCCCACCGACTGCTGCCCAAGGTGCGAGAAGATAGGTTGCGAGTACCGGGGAGAGGTGTACGACCTGGGGCAAAACTTTCAG CCCTCAGAGTGTGAGCAGTGCTCCTGTGAGATGGATGGCATTGCCCGCTGCCTGGTGGCAgactgtgccccccctccctgtgtaaACCCCATCTACGCACCTGGAACATGCTGCCCAGAGTGCAGGGAGG GTCCAAACTGCTACGTGGACTCCTCCAGGAGCAAGGTGATCCCGGCCGGCGAGCCCGTCTGGGTCGACTCGTGCACTAAGTGCCGTTGCCATGACGGGCAGGATGCTGGCTACTGGGAGGGCAACCGATTGGCCACCTGCGCCCGCGTCCGGAACTGTGTCCCCGTGGAGACCGGACAGACCAACTGA